The following are encoded in a window of Hippoglossus stenolepis isolate QCI-W04-F060 chromosome 10, HSTE1.2, whole genome shotgun sequence genomic DNA:
- the arf6b gene encoding ADP-ribosylation factor 6b, translating to MGKMLSKIFGNKEMRILMLGLDAAGKTTILYKLKLGQSVTTIPTVGFNVETVTYKNVKFNVWDVGGQDKIRPLWRHYYTGTQGLIFVVDCADRDRIDEARQELHRIINDREMRDAIILIFANKQDLPDAMKPHEIQEKLGLTRIRDRNWYVQPSCATTGDGLYEGLTWLTSNYKS from the coding sequence ATGGGGAAGATGCTCTCAAAGATATTTGGCAACAAGGAGATGAGAATATTAATGCTCGGACTCGATGCTGCCGGGAAGACAACGATCCTTTACAAACTGAAACTCGGACAGTCTGTCACCACGATCCCCACGGTCGGCTTCAACGTGGAGACCGTCACCTACAAAAACGTCAAGTTCAACGTGTGGGATGTGGGAGGCCAGGACAAGATTCGCCCCCTGTGGCGACACTACTACACGGGCACCCAGGGGTTGATTTTCGTGGTGGACTGCGCGGACAGGGACCGCATAGACGAGGCGAGGCAGGAGCTCCACCGCATCATCAACGACCGGGAGATGAGGGACGCCATCATCTTGATATTCGCCAACAAGCAAGACCTCCCGGACGCCATGAAGCCCCACGAAATCCAAGAGAAGCTCGGGTTGACCCGCATCAGAGATAGGAATTGGTATGTTCAGCCCTCCTGTGCAACCACAGGTGATGGACTATATGAGGGCCTGACATGGCTAACCTCAAACTACAAATCTTAA
- the vcpkmt gene encoding protein-lysine methyltransferase METTL21D, protein MAADADENEYFVREIEKNDGCALKVKQCYLGDVGCVVWDAAIVLAKYLETKQFHDPSRGVNVWAGRRLLELGAGTGVVGLMAATLGAQVTVTDLEDLQTLLRVNIQENQAHISSGSITAKVLKWGEDVSDFLPSPHYVLMADCIYYEQSIVPLVETLKLLSGPDTCIICCYEQRTEGVNPQVERQFFELLEQHFRFEEIPSDKQDPEFSSQDIHILHIRKKV, encoded by the exons ATGGCGGCGGACGCGgatgaaaatgaatattttgtgCGAGAAATCGAGAAGAACGACGGCTGTGCCCTGAAAGTGAAGCAGTGCTACCTGGGGGATGTAGGCTGTGTGGTTTGGGACGCGGCCATTGTTCTCGCCAAGTATCTAGAGACGAAACAGTTTCACGATCCGTCCAGAGGAGTGAACGTGTGGGCCGGCAGGAGGCTGCtggagctgggagctgggacCGGAGTGGTGGGTCTGATGGCAGCGACActggg AGCTCAGGTGACTGTGACAGACCTGGAGGATTTGCAGACCCTCCTGAGAGTGAACATCCAGGAAAACCAGGCTCACATCAGCAGTGGATCCATAACTGCCAAGGTACTGAAATG GGGTGAAGATGTGTCTGACTTCTTGCCTTCTCCACATTATGTCCTCATGGCGGATTGCATCTATTATGAGCAG TCGATTGTTCCACTGGTGGAGACCTTGAAGCTTCTCTCCGGACCAGACACCTGCATCATTTGCTGCTATGAGCAGCGCACCGAGGGCGTCAACCCACAAGTGGAGAGGCAGTTTTTTGAG TTGCTGGAACAACACTTCAGGTTTGAGGAGATCCCTTCAGACAAACAAGACCCAGAGTTCAGCAGTCAAGACATCCACATCCTGCACATTCGGAAAAAAGTCTGA